The Bombus fervidus isolate BK054 chromosome 6, iyBomFerv1, whole genome shotgun sequence genome contains a region encoding:
- the Dia gene encoding diaphanous related formin 1 isoform X1, with protein MANRKDKTSVGFLDTWFGRPKKSGRGGGVRSGSGNNTIPRPHSGDDFNEIEQQRCIIERMDKETVNDKFEEMLANMNLTEEKKEPLRQQSETKKREMLVLHYKGSIQENRSKFDKPADYIQYLAQPDLSVNKIYNCIESLRIALTNNPLSWVQEFGTKGLKQVLATLNECYRNDNRYERIQYECIRCLKAIMNNTVGIKEMLAHHEALTIVARSLEPTKPSVMSEAVKLLGAVCLISSDSHKKVLDAITMNGEFKGRERFLPIVQGLMNKKNENLRVECLQLINSIISSAEELDFRLHLRNEIMRVGLADILETLEKNESEDLARHLKIFNDHKEEDYEEFVQRFDHVRLELDDVNDCFEVIKNMVMETSAEPYFLSILQHLLFVRDDALVRPAYYKLIEECVSQIVLHRSGCDPDFSATKRFQIDVQPLIDTLVEKSRAEEERRLVEVSQKLEEAIASKQEAEAKLQHAENKIRELEQGGARSTGVNANAKCSSTPGIANPPPPPPLPLANAGGPGSGMPPPPPPPPLPGFGGPRPPPPPLPGFAGPPPPPMPGMPSGSGPAPPPMPGFGPVPPPMMPGFVPGLNAAPQSLPLGLKPKKKWEVDAPLKRANWKAIMPHKLTEKSFWTKVQEDKLARPEILDGLVQKFASKPSGKKIDDVVDKSAPSKKVKDLKVLDGKAAQNILILLNGTLKHTSYEEVKSCLLKCEGPVISDNILQGLIQYLPPPDQLSKLQLYKDQYDDLTEAEQFCITISTIKRLLPRLRSLSFMLRYEELVQDVKPDIVAGTAACEEVKGSKKFAKILELILLLGNYMNSGSKNGQAFGFEISFLTKLTSTKDVDNKQTLMHYLVDTIERQFPECLSFPEELAHVDRASRVSLENVQRTLRQMDSNIRNLEQDLSNAKIPQSNDDLFLHVMGPFAKKARESYEVLQNMFKHMDSLYTEISEFFSFDKQKYTIEEFFGDIKTFKDDFMHAQKEIIKLREGEEKQRRAREAREKAEAEKAARAARKRALVDMNAHETQEGVMDSLMEALQTGSAFSRPDQRRKRQIRAAGAERRAQLNRSRSRTGLVGTGLLGRELSTAPILGWPLAEENCRTNEAN; from the exons ATGGCCAACAGGAAAGACAAAACATCTGTAGGTTTC cTGGACACATGGTTCGGCCGGCCAAAAAAGTCCGGGCGTGGAGGTGGGGTCAGAAGTGGTTCGGGAAACAACACTATACCACGACCCCATTCCGGTGacgatttcaatgaaattgaaCAACAACGTTGTATCATCGAAAGAATGGACAAAGAGACGGTGAACGACAAATTCGAGGAGATGTTG GCCAACATGAATCTGACCGAGGAGAAGAAAGAGCCCTTGAGACAGCAATCGGAAACAAAGAAGAGGGAGATGCTGGTTTTGCATTACAAAGGTAGCATACAGGAGAATAGATCGAAATTTGATAAACCAGCGGATTACATACAGTATTTGGCGCAACCCGATTTAAGCGTCAACAAAATCTACAACTGCATCGAATCGTTAAGAATAGCGTTGACGAACAATCCTTTGAGTTGGGTTCAAGAATTCGGTACCAAAGGATTGAAACAGGTTTTAGCAACGCTCAACGAATGCTATCGGAA TGACAACCGGTACGAGCGAATACAGTACGAATGCATCCGATGTTTAAAGGCTATTATGAATAACACCGTCGGCATAAAGGAGATGTTGGCTCATCACGAAGCACTCACGATCGTAGCTAGATCGTTAGAGCCGACCAAACCATCGGTCATGTCCGAAGCTGTGAAATTGCTTGGCGCGGTTTGTCTCATTTCCAGCGACAGCCACAAGAAAGTCTTGGACGCGATCACCATGAACGGTGAATTCAAAGGAAGGGAAAGATTTTTACCGATCGTACAGGGCCTGATGAACAAGAAGAACGAGAACTTACGG GTGGAGTGCCTTCAACTTATCAATTCCATCATTTCTTCGGCCGAAGAACTAGACTTTAGATTGCATTTGCGAAATGAAATCATGCGAGTCGGCTTGGCCGATATTTTAGAGACATTGGAAAAGAACGAATCCGAAGATCTGGCcagacatttaaaaattttcaacgatCACAAGGAGGAAGATTACGAAGAATTTGTTCAAAGATTCGATCATGTTCGATTGGAATTGGACGATGTAAACGATTGTTTCGAAGTGATTAAAAATATGGTGATGGAAACGTCCGCGGAACCATATTTTTTGTCGATACTTCAACATCTTTTATTCGTCAGAGACGATGCTCTGGTGAG GCCGGCCTACTATAAATTGATAGAAGAATGCGTATCGCAAATAGTGTTGCACCGTTCAGGCTGTGATCCGGATTTTAGCGCAACCAAGCGCTTTCAAATCGACGTCCAACCGTTGATCGATACGTTGGTCGAGAAATCGCGGGCAGAGGAAGAAAGACGATTGGTCGAAGTATCGCAAAAGTTGGAAGAGGCCATAGCTAGTAAGCAGGAAGCGGAGGCGAAACTCCAACACGCGGAAAACAAGATTAGGGAGCTGGAACAAGGAGGAGCGAGATCGACCGGTGTTAACGCT AATGCGAAGTGTTCGTCCACACCAGGAATAGCCAATCCACCGCCACCTCCGCCGCTTCCGCTTGCGAATGCGGGCGGACCCGGATCGGGAATgccaccgccgccgccgccgccgccactACCAGGTTTCGGCGGGCCGCGTCCACCTCCGCCACCTCTTCCCGGATTTGCGGGACCTCCACCACCGCCTATGCCTGGTATGCCATCGGGATCTGGACCGGCACCTCCACCGATGCCAGGATTCGGTCCGGTACCACCACCGATGATGCCCGGGTTCGTTCCAGGCTTGAACGCTGCTCCACAATCGCTACCTTTAGGACTGAAGCCGAAGAAAAAGTGGGAAGTTGACGCACCGTTGAAGAGAGCAAACTGGAAAGCG ATCATGCCGCATAAACTTACCGAAAAATCGTTCTGGACAAAAGTGCAAGAGGATAAGTTGGCCAGGCCCGAAATATTAGACGGCTTAGTTCAAAAGTTCGCATCGAAACCGAGTGGGAAGAAAATCGACGATGTCGTGGACAA ATCAGCTCCGTCGAAGAAAGTGAAAGACCTGAAAGTGCTGGATGGCAAAGCTGCgcaaaatattcttatactaCTTAATGGTACATTAAAACACACGTCGTACGAAGAGGTGAAGTCATGTTTACTCAAGTGCGAAGGACCCGTTATCTCGGACAATATACTTCAAGGGCTGATACAGTATTTACCACCACCGGACCAACTGTCGAAACTACAACTCTACAAAGATCAGTACGACGATTTGACGGAGGCCGAACAATTTTGCATTACC ATATCGACGATCAAGAGATTATTGCCGAGACTGAGATCGTTAAGTTTCATGCTACGATACGAAGAACTGGTGCAAGATGTAAAGCCGGACATAGTGGCGGGGACGGCAGCCTGCGAAGAAGTAAAAGGTAGCAAAAAATTTGCGAAAATTCTCGAACTTATTCTGCTGCTTGGCAATTACATGAATTCCGGCTCGAAAAACGGCCAAGCCTTCGGATTCGAGATCAGTTTTCTCACCAAG TTAACAAGTACCAAGGACGTCGACAACAAACAAACTCTGATGCACTATTTGGTGGACACGATAGAGCGACAATTCCCCGAGTGTTTGAGCTTCCCGGAAGAGCTGGCACACGTGGACAGAGCTAGTCGTGTTTCCTTAGAAAATGTACAGAGAACATTGCGACAGATGGATTCCAATATTCGAAATCTTGAACAAGATTTATCGAATGCCAAAATCCCACAATCGAACGACGATTTGTTCCTGCATGTTATGGGT CCTTTTGCGAAGAAAGCCCGTGAATCTTACGAAGTTCTTCAAAATATGTTTAAACATATGGACAGTTTGTACACCGAAATTTcggaattcttttctttcgacaAGCAAAAGTACACGATCGAGGAATTTTTTGGGGATATAAAAACGTTTAAAGACGATTTTATG CATGCtcagaaggaaataataaaactacgAGAGGgagaagagaaacagagaCGAGCGAGAGAGGCACGAGAAAAAGCAGAAGCGGAGAAAGCGGCACGGGCTGCACGGAAACGAGCACTGGTTGACATGAACGCCCACGAAACGCAGGAAGGTGTCATGGACAGCTTAATGGAGGCTCTTCAAACTGGTTCCGCGTTCAGTCGGCCggaccaacgacgaaaacgtcAAATACGCGCCGCTGGTG cAGAGAGAAGAGCTCAACTTAATAGAAGTCGATCGCGTACAGGATTAGTCGGGACTGGTTTACTGGGAAGGGAACTTTCGAC GGCTCCGATCCTAGGGTGGCCACTTGCCGAGGAAAATTGCAGAACAAACGAAGCAAACTGA
- the LOC139988290 gene encoding uncharacterized protein, protein MLRNRNKIVATSLARAAVTSSASSDFVQYTTPEENQHLYKRLLLDLASRAPKRERFLSRVSSFDKSKQAEIEYKRARVDRPMIEETPRREISVRRSRNFDKSSNSSSNSVRCGVVNAAILSSASSYGLVIDELKRRTPTHVEPLASNDPTPCSSLQLSPCVLYQTVLVGEALKLSPMKRRRVIVSKKHKRNSIVRRAVQRRRSKHARRSASAGRTKSFGYLGSPNSESVSLIENYSVCRASDTTTDTASTRISRSMDDIAMKIDKTISSPSRLIRTKNFADNKDRWKDENENNLCNIQYSNKLAVQMPGTTLESRVNNNLDTFQQLRFTNSALEFYSTSVRDKDAASIESSIKQECDDMPSIATEEKQTVLTKRKRQKRIWKFW, encoded by the coding sequence ATGCTtcgaaatcgaaataaaatcgtCGCCACGTCTCTTGCTCGTGCTGCAGTCACGAGCTCGGCAAGTTCCGATTTCGTACAGTATACGACACCGGAAGAGAATCAACATCTCTATAAACGTTTGTTGCTCGATCTTGCCTCGAGAGCGCCCAAGCGAGAGCGTTTTCTGTCTAGAGTCAGTTCGTTTGACAAAAGCAAACAAGCCGAGATCGAATACAAGAGAGCACGCGTCGATCGACCGATGATCGAAGAAACTCCGAGAAGAGAGATTTCTGTAAGAAGATCtcgaaatttcgataaaagctCGAATTCATCCAGCAATTCTGTTCGATGTGGTGTCGTGAACGCTGCTATTTTATCGTCGGCCTCGTCGTATGGACTCGTAATAGACGAACTGAAGAGGCGCACACCGACGCACGTCGAACCTCTAGCATCGAACGATCCGACGCCGTGTTCCAGCTTACAGCTTTCACCCTGTGTTTTGTACCAGACGGTTTTAGTAGGCGAAGCTTTAAAACTTAGCCCGATGAAAAGACGACGCGTTATAGTAAGTAAGAAACATAAGAGAAACAGTATCGTACGTCGTGCCGTTCAAAGACGTAGATCGAAGCATGCGAGGAGGTCGGCGTCCGCCGGTCGAACAAAATCGTTTGGTTATTTAGGCAGCCCAAACAGCGAAAGCGTTTCGCTGATCGAAAATTATTCCGTTTGTCGTGCTTCCGATACCACTACCGATACCGCGTCGACCAGAATATCGCGATCCATGGATGATATCGCGATGAAAATCGACAAAACGATCTCCTCTCCGTCAAGGTTGATTCGAACGAAAAATTTCGCGGACAATAAGGATCGTTGGAAAGACGAGAATGAAAACAATCTGTGCAACATACAGTATTCGAACAAACTCGCCGTCCAAATGCCCGGCACCACTCTCGAGTCTCGAGTGAACAACAACCTTGATACCTTTCAGCAATTAAGATTCACGAATAGCGcgttagaattttattcgacGTCCGTACGCGATAAGGACGCGGCATCGATCGAATCGTCGATCAAACAAGAATGCGACGATATGCCTTCGATCGCAACCGAAGAGAAACAAACCGTTCTAACGAAAAGGAAACGTCAGAAACGGATCTGGAAATTTTGGTAG
- the Patr-1 gene encoding protein associated with topo II related - 1: MADFFFGFDTSLANNSLEDGLGCPFEEDDLGEEEEYDALNDETFGSEATIGDWEKDHEKLAEITESNRPHHQSTLDKKNVTDTDIEDNLSHLVLDEKEGIIPRPGVWDCPSNLSLPKLRPPLSLTSSLTNVCTVEQLEKGLIANRPPPRLNKPVQTQQQQHQQQQKSDGSLLFESLSAPPRFPPGLGIPPPHPVVLPPNVRFPHPQFLQHPRLLPNQTGNVLRYPLAAHLMLPHATQRQPIHNSFCNNFPPQAPLSNLCPHSYLRVDHSIIPPFSSNQTGHQQQQHSFSHSGNQRNQNRAFHHGEQQGSHQPFFKNNQYHRNHDRNNQRQYHYNHHCQGMNGVIGSGEYDEYAGLMSSREKQWLINIQLLQLNTNEPYVDDYYYIVFCDRRNRQSINQEQKDKKQHNNNNNNSYHRDSRDREQPHVLSRPIYIPAQFENSLGKLQFASVIAPRKVIDMDVVPNSDPQLTTQIQQKDTKRTRQLLLEIERLYIIQLRLEDLHNPLALLNEQQQNQEGENEANNHKKSSTDFINMMLSAFLQLIQDDKLPSMLSIRKGKTLLLRFLPYLNVTEHRNQLEEIWNVIFRGLAMIGRRDSHLLMNLHSEFQRWFDTVHNFGTILRLARSLSDSASQPIKNNSLAFALTNKFGVSVIASMFEQAEKLYTTDDSSSSDWSSFITNIIEIIGETPPCVAPCRPIAANTLNQHLNRLSHLKCGRYTNLELLLTDANPSR; encoded by the exons atgGCAGACTTCTTTTTCGGTTTTGATACGTCGCTTGCA AATAACAGTTTAGAGGATGGTCTTGGGTGTCCATTCGAGGAAGATGATCTGggagaagaggaagaatatGATGCTCTAAACGATGAAACGTTTGGTTCTGAAGCCACTATTGGCGATTGGGAAAAAGACCATGAAAAACTTGCAGAAATTACAGAATCCAATCGTCCTCATCATCAAAGTACTTTAGATAAAAAA AATGTAACTGATACAGATATTGAAGATAATTTATCCCACTTGGTACTTGATGAGAAAGAAGGTATCATTCCACGCCCTGGAGTATGGGATTGTCCTTCCAACTTATCCCTTCCTAAACTTCGACCACCGTTAAGCTTAACATCCTCATTAACCAATGTTTGCACCGTTGAACAACTAGAAAAGGGATTAATTGCAAACAGGCCACCACCTAGATTAAATAAACCTGTTCAGacgcagcaacaacaacatcAACAACAACAGAAATCGGATGGATCGCTTTTGTTTGAATCATTATCTGCACCACCGCGCTTCCCACCAGGGTTGGGTATACCACCTCCGCATCCTGTTGTTTTACCACCAAACGTGAGATTTCCTCATCCTCAGTTTTTACAGCACCCTAGATTATTACCCA ATCAAACTGGAAATGTATTAAGATATCCTTTAGCGGCACATTTGATGCTCCCACATGCTACTCAGAGACAACCGATTCATAATTCgttttgcaataattttccACCA CAAGCACCGCTTTCGAATTTATGTCCTCATTCGTATTTACGAGTCGACCATAGCATAATACCACCTTTCTCTAGCAATCAGACTGGTCATCAGCAACAGCAACATTCTTTTTCGCATTCTGGAAATCAAAGAAATCAAAATAGAGCTTTCCATCATGGGGAGCAACAAGGAAGTCATCaaccattttttaaaaataaccaATATCATCGTAACCATGATCGAAATAATCAGCGACAATATCATTATAATCATCACTGTCAAGGAATGAATGGTGTGATAGGTTCGGGAGAATACGATGAATACGCCGGTCTCATGAGTAGTCGAGAGAAACAGtggttaattaatattcagttATTGCAACTTAATACAAACGAGCCTTATGTCGACGATTATTACTATATCGTTTTCTGCGATAGAAGAAACAGACAGAGTATAAACCAAgaacaaaaagataaaaagcaacacaacaataacaataataatagttaTCATAGAGATTCCAG GGATCGAGAACAACCACATGTGCTTTCAAGGCCCATATATATACCGGCAcagtttgaaaattctttGGGAAAATTACAGTTCGCCAGTGTTATTGCACCACGAAAAGTCATTGACATGGATGTTGTACCGAATAGTGATCCTCAATTAACTACTCAAATACAGCAAAAAGATACGAAACGGACAAGGCAATTGTTACTGGAAATTGAAAGG TTATATATAATCCAATTGAGACTAGAAGATCTACACAATCCTTTGGCTCTGCTTAACGAACAACAACAAAATCAAGAAGGCGAGAACGAAGCAAATAATCATAAGAAAAGCAGTacagattttataaatatgatgtTATCGGCTTTTCTCCAATTAATACAAGATGATAAATTACCAAGCATGCTAAGTATTCGAAAAGGAAAG ACGCTGTTATTGAGGTTTCTTCCATATTTGAATGTAACGGAACATCGCAATCAATTAGAAGAAATATGGAATGTGATATTTCGAGGATTAGCTATGATAGGACGTAGAGATTCCCATCTATTGATGAATCTGCATTCGGAATTCCAACGTTGGTTCGATACCGTACACAACTTCGGTACAATACTTCGACTAGCTCGATCGCTGTCTGATTCCGCTAGTCAACCAATCAAGAACAACAGTTTAGCTTTTGCTTTGACAAACAAG TTTGGTGTATCTGTAATTGCTTCGATGTTTGAACAagcagaaaaattatataccaCGGATGATTCTTCGTCTTCGGATTGGTCATCTTTCATAACAAACATCATCGAAATAATTGGTGAAACTCCACCCTGTGTCGCACCTTGTCGACCGATTGCTGCAAATACGCTCAATCAGCATTTAAATCGTCTATCACATTTAAAATGTGGGAGATATACAAATCTGGAACTTCTATTAACTGATGCCAATCCTTCTCGATAG
- the Dia gene encoding diaphanous related formin 1 isoform X2 gives MANRKDKTSVGFLDTWFGRPKKSGRGGGVRSGSGNNTIPRPHSGDDFNEIEQQRCIIERMDKETVNDKFEEMLANMNLTEEKKEPLRQQSETKKREMLVLHYKGSIQENRSKFDKPADYIQYLAQPDLSVNKIYNCIESLRIALTNNPLSWVQEFGTKGLKQVLATLNECYRNAFIYYDSDNRYERIQYECIRCLKAIMNNTVGIKEMLAHHEALTIVARSLEPTKPSVMSEAVKLLGAVCLISSDSHKKVLDAITMNGEFKGRERFLPIVQGLMNKKNENLRVECLQLINSIISSAEELDFRLHLRNEIMRVGLADILETLEKNESEDLARHLKIFNDHKEEDYEEFVQRFDHVRLELDDVNDCFEVIKNMVMETSAEPYFLSILQHLLFVRDDALVRPAYYKLIEECVSQIVLHRSGCDPDFSATKRFQIDVQPLIDTLVEKSRAEEERRLVEVSQKLEEAIASKQEAEAKLQHAENKIRELEQGGARSTGVNANAKCSSTPGIANPPPPPPLPLANAGGPGSGMPPPPPPPPLPGFGGPRPPPPPLPGFAGPPPPPMPGMPSGSGPAPPPMPGFGPVPPPMMPGFVPGLNAAPQSLPLGLKPKKKWEVDAPLKRANWKAIMPHKLTEKSFWTKVQEDKLARPEILDGLVQKFASKPSGKKIDDVVDKSAPSKKVKDLKVLDGKAAQNILILLNGTLKHTSYEEVKSCLLKCEGPVISDNILQGLIQYLPPPDQLSKLQLYKDQYDDLTEAEQFCITISTIKRLLPRLRSLSFMLRYEELVQDVKPDIVAGTAACEEVKGSKKFAKILELILLLGNYMNSGSKNGQAFGFEISFLTKLTSTKDVDNKQTLMHYLVDTIERQFPECLSFPEELAHVDRASRVSLENVQRTLRQMDSNIRNLEQDLSNAKIPQSNDDLFLHVMGPFAKKARESYEVLQNMFKHMDSLYTEISEFFSFDKQKYTIEEFFGDIKTFKDDFMHAQKEIIKLREGEEKQRRAREAREKAEAEKAARAARKRALVDMNAHETQEGVMDSLMEALQTGSAFSRPDQRRKRQIRAAGAERRAQLNRSRSRTGLVGTGLLGRELSTELLSSA, from the exons ATGGCCAACAGGAAAGACAAAACATCTGTAGGTTTC cTGGACACATGGTTCGGCCGGCCAAAAAAGTCCGGGCGTGGAGGTGGGGTCAGAAGTGGTTCGGGAAACAACACTATACCACGACCCCATTCCGGTGacgatttcaatgaaattgaaCAACAACGTTGTATCATCGAAAGAATGGACAAAGAGACGGTGAACGACAAATTCGAGGAGATGTTG GCCAACATGAATCTGACCGAGGAGAAGAAAGAGCCCTTGAGACAGCAATCGGAAACAAAGAAGAGGGAGATGCTGGTTTTGCATTACAAAGGTAGCATACAGGAGAATAGATCGAAATTTGATAAACCAGCGGATTACATACAGTATTTGGCGCAACCCGATTTAAGCGTCAACAAAATCTACAACTGCATCGAATCGTTAAGAATAGCGTTGACGAACAATCCTTTGAGTTGGGTTCAAGAATTCGGTACCAAAGGATTGAAACAGGTTTTAGCAACGCTCAACGAATGCTATCGGAA TGCCTTCATATATTACGATAg TGACAACCGGTACGAGCGAATACAGTACGAATGCATCCGATGTTTAAAGGCTATTATGAATAACACCGTCGGCATAAAGGAGATGTTGGCTCATCACGAAGCACTCACGATCGTAGCTAGATCGTTAGAGCCGACCAAACCATCGGTCATGTCCGAAGCTGTGAAATTGCTTGGCGCGGTTTGTCTCATTTCCAGCGACAGCCACAAGAAAGTCTTGGACGCGATCACCATGAACGGTGAATTCAAAGGAAGGGAAAGATTTTTACCGATCGTACAGGGCCTGATGAACAAGAAGAACGAGAACTTACGG GTGGAGTGCCTTCAACTTATCAATTCCATCATTTCTTCGGCCGAAGAACTAGACTTTAGATTGCATTTGCGAAATGAAATCATGCGAGTCGGCTTGGCCGATATTTTAGAGACATTGGAAAAGAACGAATCCGAAGATCTGGCcagacatttaaaaattttcaacgatCACAAGGAGGAAGATTACGAAGAATTTGTTCAAAGATTCGATCATGTTCGATTGGAATTGGACGATGTAAACGATTGTTTCGAAGTGATTAAAAATATGGTGATGGAAACGTCCGCGGAACCATATTTTTTGTCGATACTTCAACATCTTTTATTCGTCAGAGACGATGCTCTGGTGAG GCCGGCCTACTATAAATTGATAGAAGAATGCGTATCGCAAATAGTGTTGCACCGTTCAGGCTGTGATCCGGATTTTAGCGCAACCAAGCGCTTTCAAATCGACGTCCAACCGTTGATCGATACGTTGGTCGAGAAATCGCGGGCAGAGGAAGAAAGACGATTGGTCGAAGTATCGCAAAAGTTGGAAGAGGCCATAGCTAGTAAGCAGGAAGCGGAGGCGAAACTCCAACACGCGGAAAACAAGATTAGGGAGCTGGAACAAGGAGGAGCGAGATCGACCGGTGTTAACGCT AATGCGAAGTGTTCGTCCACACCAGGAATAGCCAATCCACCGCCACCTCCGCCGCTTCCGCTTGCGAATGCGGGCGGACCCGGATCGGGAATgccaccgccgccgccgccgccgccactACCAGGTTTCGGCGGGCCGCGTCCACCTCCGCCACCTCTTCCCGGATTTGCGGGACCTCCACCACCGCCTATGCCTGGTATGCCATCGGGATCTGGACCGGCACCTCCACCGATGCCAGGATTCGGTCCGGTACCACCACCGATGATGCCCGGGTTCGTTCCAGGCTTGAACGCTGCTCCACAATCGCTACCTTTAGGACTGAAGCCGAAGAAAAAGTGGGAAGTTGACGCACCGTTGAAGAGAGCAAACTGGAAAGCG ATCATGCCGCATAAACTTACCGAAAAATCGTTCTGGACAAAAGTGCAAGAGGATAAGTTGGCCAGGCCCGAAATATTAGACGGCTTAGTTCAAAAGTTCGCATCGAAACCGAGTGGGAAGAAAATCGACGATGTCGTGGACAA ATCAGCTCCGTCGAAGAAAGTGAAAGACCTGAAAGTGCTGGATGGCAAAGCTGCgcaaaatattcttatactaCTTAATGGTACATTAAAACACACGTCGTACGAAGAGGTGAAGTCATGTTTACTCAAGTGCGAAGGACCCGTTATCTCGGACAATATACTTCAAGGGCTGATACAGTATTTACCACCACCGGACCAACTGTCGAAACTACAACTCTACAAAGATCAGTACGACGATTTGACGGAGGCCGAACAATTTTGCATTACC ATATCGACGATCAAGAGATTATTGCCGAGACTGAGATCGTTAAGTTTCATGCTACGATACGAAGAACTGGTGCAAGATGTAAAGCCGGACATAGTGGCGGGGACGGCAGCCTGCGAAGAAGTAAAAGGTAGCAAAAAATTTGCGAAAATTCTCGAACTTATTCTGCTGCTTGGCAATTACATGAATTCCGGCTCGAAAAACGGCCAAGCCTTCGGATTCGAGATCAGTTTTCTCACCAAG TTAACAAGTACCAAGGACGTCGACAACAAACAAACTCTGATGCACTATTTGGTGGACACGATAGAGCGACAATTCCCCGAGTGTTTGAGCTTCCCGGAAGAGCTGGCACACGTGGACAGAGCTAGTCGTGTTTCCTTAGAAAATGTACAGAGAACATTGCGACAGATGGATTCCAATATTCGAAATCTTGAACAAGATTTATCGAATGCCAAAATCCCACAATCGAACGACGATTTGTTCCTGCATGTTATGGGT CCTTTTGCGAAGAAAGCCCGTGAATCTTACGAAGTTCTTCAAAATATGTTTAAACATATGGACAGTTTGTACACCGAAATTTcggaattcttttctttcgacaAGCAAAAGTACACGATCGAGGAATTTTTTGGGGATATAAAAACGTTTAAAGACGATTTTATG CATGCtcagaaggaaataataaaactacgAGAGGgagaagagaaacagagaCGAGCGAGAGAGGCACGAGAAAAAGCAGAAGCGGAGAAAGCGGCACGGGCTGCACGGAAACGAGCACTGGTTGACATGAACGCCCACGAAACGCAGGAAGGTGTCATGGACAGCTTAATGGAGGCTCTTCAAACTGGTTCCGCGTTCAGTCGGCCggaccaacgacgaaaacgtcAAATACGCGCCGCTGGTG cAGAGAGAAGAGCTCAACTTAATAGAAGTCGATCGCGTACAGGATTAGTCGGGACTGGTTTACTGGGAAGGGAACTTTCGAC AGAACTGTTAAGCTCGGCATAA